AGCAGTTGAGAATAATTCATAATTAAATTTGATTGATTTTGTTGGATTATTTGCTTTTATTTATGGTTAACGAATGTAAATGTTTTTGAATAATGCAATGGATTCTTAATACTAATGTCAAAAAAATGTTATTAAAAACAGGGGATTAGTTTTTCAGACGGCCTTTTAGACGGGTTAAATTTTTTGATAATTGTTTGTATTTTAAATAGAAAATTTGTCAAAAGTGCTACTTATGCATACAATTACCTCATTCCATAACAACACACGAATCTTCATTTCGTGATCATCAACTTTTAAAAGAAAGAGAAAGAATTATGCAAGGCAACCAAGCAGTTATTGATTACATGAACGAATTATTGTCTGGCGAGTTGGCTGCTCGCGACCAATATTTTATCCACTCTCGCCTGTACTCCGAATGGGGCTACACCAAACTGTTCGAACGTCTGAACCACGAGATGGAAGAAGAAACCACTCACGCCGAAGACTTCATCCGTCGTATCCTGATGTTGGGCGGTACGCCTAAAATGACTCGTGCCGAACTGAACATCGGTACTGACGTAATCTCTTGTCTGAAAGCAGACTTGAACACTGAATACGAAGTACGCGATGCGTTGAAAAAAGGCATCAAATTGTGCGAAGAAGCTCAAGACTATGTTACCCGCGATTTGATGGTTGCCCAACTGAAAGACACTGAAGAAGATCACGCTCACTGGTTGGAACAACAACTGCGTCTGATCGAATTGGTCGGCGAAGGCAACTACTACCAAAGCCAACTGTAATCTAGCGTATAACATATAAGGAGCTGAATATGAAAGGCGATCGCTTAGTTATTCGCGAGCTGAACAAAAACTTAGGTTTGTTGCTGATTACCATTAACCAATACTTCCTGCATGCCCGCATTTTGAAAAACTGGGGCTTTGAAGAATTGGGCGAACATTTCTTCAAACAGTCCATCCGTGAAATGAAATCCGCAGACGATTTGATCGAGC
Above is a genomic segment from Neisseria subflava containing:
- the bfr gene encoding bacterioferritin; translated protein: MQGNQAVIDYMNELLSGELAARDQYFIHSRLYSEWGYTKLFERLNHEMEEETTHAEDFIRRILMLGGTPKMTRAELNIGTDVISCLKADLNTEYEVRDALKKGIKLCEEAQDYVTRDLMVAQLKDTEEDHAHWLEQQLRLIELVGEGNYYQSQL